The DNA segment CTTGAAACCCTGCGGCGCCTTCGGGACTTAGGGAATACCGTAATCGTGGTAGAGCATGACGAAGAAGCTATGTGTGCTGCCGACATGTTAGTCGACCTTGGTCCAGGTGCCGGGCGTCACGGTGGAAGCCTCGTTTCCGCCGGAACACCTCAGGAGGTGATGGCATGCTCAAACAGTGTGACAGGTCAGTATTTGTGTGGAGAACGTCAGATCGCCGTACCTCAAAAGCGACGGAATACCAGATCAACACCGAAACTCCAAATAAATGGGGCCTCGGCAAACAATCTAAGGAATTTGTGTGCGGAGGTGCCTCTTGGAACCTTGACGTGCGTGACTGGGGTATCCGGAAGTGGAAAGTCGACATTTACAGTTGAAACTTTATACCGAGCATTGGCACGACATTTAAATAACTCTCGGGTCATTCCAGGCACCTACGAGAGTATCAAAGGTTTGGAATACTTGGACAAGATTATAGAAATTGATCAGTCACCAATAGGACGAACGCCTCGTTCTAACCCAGCAACCTATACAGGTGCATTCACACCAATACGAGAATGGTATGCAAACTTACCTGAGGCAAAAGCAAGAGGATATGCTCCAGGGCGTTTCTCATTCAACGTTAAAGGCGGTCGATGCGAAGCCTGTCAGGGTGATGGAGTAATAAAAATTGAAATGCATTTTTTGCCAGATGTATATGTCGAGTGCGATGTTTGTGAGGGTAAACGCTACAATCGAGAGACATTAGAGGTGCAGTTTAAGAATAAATCTGTCGCTGACGTTCTCGCCATGACGGTAGAGGAAGGCGCAGAGTTTTTCAGCGCTGTTCCTTCAATACGAGATAAATTGGCGACCCTTAACCGCGTTGGGCTTGGTTATGTGCAAATCGGCCAGCAAGCAACAACACTTTCCGGTGGTGAGGCGCAGCGAGTGAAACTTGCGAAAGAACTCGCGAAACGGGCCACCGGCCGTACTCTCTACGTACTAGATGAACCTACCACTGGCCTTCATTTTGAGGATATCCGAAAGTTACTTGAGGTACTGCACGCGATAGTCGACACGGGTAACACAGTTGTGGTTATCGAACATAACCTCGATGTAATCAAAACAGCCGATCATATCATAGACCTTGGACCAGAGGGTGGAGACAATGGTGGAAAATTAGTTGCAAGCGGAACACCGGAAGAGATTGCTAAAGTAAAAAAAAGCTATACAGGTATGTATTTGAAAACAATTTTACGAAAACAAAAGGAAATTCCACAAAGGAAAAATATTTAAGTCAAACAGTTTTGCTCCATGGTTTAATTCTGAACCGCCCTTAATCTACATTTTTTTCAACCTATTAATTTATTCAAATGAAAGCGTCCGAACAATCTATAATCGCTAAATCGGCACCAATAATGTCTGAGAGAAAATCACCCATCCACGTAATTGGCGGCGGCTTGGCCGGATCTGAAGCTGCTTGGCAAGCTGCCCGAGCCGGCGTTCCAACAATCATCTATGAGATGCGACCAACCCGTGGCACAGAAGCCCATAAAACAGATGGTTTGGCTGAATTGGTGTGTTCCAATTCATTTCGCTCAGATGACGCACTCAGCAACGCTGTAGGGCTATTGCACGAGGAAATGCGGCGCTGCGGGTCAATCATCCTGTCGGCCGCAGATGCTAACAAGGTACCAGCTGGAGGCGCCCTTGCGGTAGATCGGGACGGCTTTAGCAATATGATTACCGATGCCATCAATGATGAACCTCTAATTGAAATAGAAAGAGCTGAGATCACAGAAATTCCCTCAGAAGATTGGGACAATGTCATAGTCGCAACCGGTCCACTTACATCAGAGGATTTGAGTGCCTCAATTCTAAATGCCACGGGCGAAGACACTCTCGCTTTCTTTGATGCAATTGCGCCAATCGTTTACAGAGACAGCATTAATTTCGACATCGCATGGTTCCAATCTCGCTATGATAAGGGTGATGGTGCAGATTATATCAATCTTCCGATGACCGAAGAGCAATACCTAACATTTTTAGAAGAAGTTAATCAGGGTGGGAAAACAGCGTTTAAATCCTGGGAGGAAACACCCTATTTCGAGGGCTGTCTTCCACTCGAGGTTATGGCAGAACGAGGCCCAGAGACACTTCGTTTCGGACCGTTAAAGCCGGTAGGATTAACTGACCCGCGGAACCCAGACCAAAAACCCTACGCTATAGTACAGCTCCGACAAGATAATGCCTTGGGCACTTTGTACAATATGGTGGGTTTTCAAACCAAACTTAAGTATGCAGAGCAGACCCGTATCTTTCAGATGATACCAGGGCTTGAAAATGCACGGTTCGCAAGGCTCGGCGGCCTTCATCGGAATACATTTTTGAATAGCCCGCGTTTACTTGATAGCCAGTTACGCTTGAAGCAGGACCCTCGCCTTCGGTTTGCAGGACAAATTACTGGTGTAGAGGGGTACGTTGAATCTGCTGCTATAGGGCTATTAGCAGGCCGTTTTGCAGCGGCTGATAAATTAGCAATTACAGTAACAGCACCGCCGCTGACGACTGCCCTTGGCGCACTGATCAATCATATTACTCAAG comes from the Pseudomonadota bacterium genome and includes:
- the trmFO gene encoding methylenetetrahydrofolate--tRNA-(uracil(54)-C(5))-methyltransferase (FADH(2)-oxidizing) TrmFO, with the translated sequence MSERKSPIHVIGGGLAGSEAAWQAARAGVPTIIYEMRPTRGTEAHKTDGLAELVCSNSFRSDDALSNAVGLLHEEMRRCGSIILSAADANKVPAGGALAVDRDGFSNMITDAINDEPLIEIERAEITEIPSEDWDNVIVATGPLTSEDLSASILNATGEDTLAFFDAIAPIVYRDSINFDIAWFQSRYDKGDGADYINLPMTEEQYLTFLEEVNQGGKTAFKSWEETPYFEGCLPLEVMAERGPETLRFGPLKPVGLTDPRNPDQKPYAIVQLRQDNALGTLYNMVGFQTKLKYAEQTRIFQMIPGLENARFARLGGLHRNTFLNSPRLLDSQLRLKQDPRLRFAGQITGVEGYVESAAIGLLAGRFAAADKLAITVTAPPLTTALGALINHITQGAESSTFQPMNINFGLFPPPVTPEGKRKLRGRERKLAYTTRANNALKAWLS